One window of the Candidatus Jettenia sp. genome contains the following:
- a CDS encoding 4Fe-4S dicluster domain-containing protein → MDNAEKTVDRRQLFKDLFAFMGNTVADYAQKKVNRIMPKGEYLRPPGAVEEAEFLSLCTRCDECIKVCPAKAIKRSTGLADVAIGTPIIIPKESPCVLCNGLLCSAACKEGALKPIERVDNVRIGIAKINRSQCLAWGDQDCQLCFIKCPLRGDAIYQEDGKPVINPDKCVGCGVCEHACHTINNICAIKITTKR, encoded by the coding sequence ATGGATAATGCGGAAAAAACAGTAGATAGGCGACAGCTTTTTAAAGACTTATTTGCCTTCATGGGTAACACAGTCGCAGACTATGCTCAGAAAAAAGTTAATCGCATAATGCCCAAAGGAGAGTATTTGCGGCCTCCCGGCGCAGTCGAAGAAGCAGAATTTCTCTCCTTGTGTACCCGATGTGATGAGTGTATTAAAGTATGTCCTGCAAAGGCTATCAAGAGATCTACTGGACTGGCAGATGTAGCCATAGGCACGCCTATTATTATACCGAAGGAAAGTCCGTGTGTTTTATGCAATGGGTTACTTTGTAGTGCGGCTTGTAAAGAAGGTGCTCTAAAACCTATCGAACGGGTGGACAATGTCAGGATAGGTATCGCAAAAATTAACCGGTCACAATGTTTAGCATGGGGAGATCAGGATTGCCAACTATGCTTTATAAAATGCCCTCTCCGTGGAGATGCAATATATCAGGAAGATGGCAAGCCGGTGATTAACCCTGATAAATGTGTCGGTTGCGGGGTTTGTGAGCATGCCTGCCATACAATAAATAATATTTGTGCTATTAAGATTACTACAAAAAGATGA
- a CDS encoding Mrp/NBP35 family ATP-binding protein has protein sequence MQDCKIPFTCELCEKQLSCQLDQIEHNKWVIVQRMKEITYKIVVMSNKGGVGKSTVTTNLGVALAQKGYKVGIADADIHGPNIPIMLGVEGKRLKGNSGGVLPLEVLPNLKVASLSFLIEDPSMPVIWRDSAKWDFLCELMGSVCWGNLDYLLVDLPPGTGNEAISIIELIGKVDGSVIVTTPQDVVLLDVKKAVLFSRDSNVPIIGVVENMSSLVCPHCSQHINVFKTGGGEKICAELGVAFLGKIPLDPGITEKCDNGEAFVAAYPNSDAAKSFEKIVKKCEEFVKTRKDEADKVTEFREIPLLGKIPVDPDFIEGSNKSLI, from the coding sequence ATGCAAGATTGTAAAATTCCTTTTACCTGTGAGCTTTGCGAGAAACAATTATCTTGCCAATTAGATCAAATAGAACACAACAAATGGGTAATTGTTCAACGGATGAAAGAGATTACCTATAAAATTGTTGTGATGAGCAATAAAGGCGGGGTAGGTAAAAGTACGGTAACAACAAACCTTGGCGTTGCCTTGGCTCAGAAGGGTTATAAGGTTGGAATAGCTGATGCAGATATCCATGGTCCTAATATCCCGATAATGTTAGGCGTAGAAGGGAAACGGCTCAAGGGAAACAGTGGCGGCGTGCTACCCTTGGAAGTATTGCCAAATTTAAAAGTTGCCTCTCTTTCCTTTTTAATCGAAGACCCATCAATGCCGGTTATTTGGAGAGATTCTGCAAAATGGGATTTTCTTTGTGAATTAATGGGAAGCGTATGTTGGGGAAATTTAGATTATCTCTTGGTAGATTTACCACCGGGAACCGGAAACGAGGCTATTTCTATTATAGAACTTATTGGAAAAGTAGATGGTTCCGTAATAGTTACAACTCCACAAGATGTGGTTTTATTAGATGTAAAAAAAGCTGTACTCTTTTCCCGAGACAGTAATGTTCCTATTATCGGGGTTGTTGAGAACATGAGTAGCCTTGTATGCCCTCATTGTAGCCAGCATATCAACGTATTTAAAACAGGTGGAGGGGAAAAAATTTGTGCGGAGTTAGGCGTAGCATTTCTTGGTAAGATACCTTTAGATCCGGGAATTACAGAAAAATGCGATAATGGCGAAGCCTTTGTGGCAGCCTATCCCAATTCTGATGCAGCAAAGTCATTTGAGAAAATCGTTAAAAAGTGTGAAGAATTCGTTAAAACCCGTAAGGATGAAGCAGATAAAGTTACTGAATTTCGGGAGATTCCTCTTTTAGGTAAGATACCAGTAGATCCGGATTTTATTGAGGGATCCAATAAATCATTAATTTAG